In the Marinobacter sp. Arc7-DN-1 genome, GCTGGAAGTAGTCTTCCAGGGAAAGGTCGTTGGCTGAATCTGCTTCCCGGGTCCGGGTTTGCTCATTGTTGCCTTCCACCAGCGTTTCCGGGATGTACTCGTCGCCACCTTCACTGTCGAGGTCCAGTAGTGCCGGAGTAATAACATCGCCATCACAGAGGATGGTGGCCCGCTCAATGGCATTTTCCAGTTCCCGCACGTTACCTGGCCAGCGGTGGCGTTCGAGAGCCCGCATGGCCTCAGGGCTGAGATTGAGGTTGGGTTTGCCCATTTTCTCACCCTGGCGCTTCAGGAAGCGGCGGGCCAGGCCGAGAATGTCGCTCTGACGTTCCCGTAACGGCGGAATCCGGATCTGCATGACATTCAGCCGGTAATAAAGGTCTTCCCGGAACTCGCCCGTGCGTGTCATGGCTTTCAGGTTCCGGTGGGTAGCCGCAATCATCCGCACGTTTACCTTTCGGCTCTGAGTGGAGCCAACCTTGCGGATCTCGCTCTCCTGCAGCACCCGTAGCAGACGGGCCTGGGCTTCTGCGGGTAATTCACCGATTTCATCCAGGAACAGGCTGCCGCCATCGGCCGCTTCGATCAGGCCCGTCCTCGCTGAAACCGCACCGGTAAAGGCACCCTTCTCATGGCCGAACAGTTCCGATTCAATCAGGCTTTCCGGAATCGCCGCACAATTCACCGAAATTAACGGCTTGGTGGCGCGCGGGCTCATCAGGTGAAGGGCGCGGGCGGCCAGCTCCTTGCCGGTACCGGATTGCCCCTGAATCAGCACGGTGGTTTCTGTGGGCGCAACCTTGCGGATCAGGGTAAACACGCGCTGCATGGGGTCGCAATCGCCGAACATGATGTTGGCGGGGTCGCTGCTTTCGGGTATTTCGGCGGTGGCGGCGGGTTCACCGCCAGTGTTCTGGCCAGACGGTTTTCGAGCCAGAATGTTCTCTACGGCAGCCAGCATTTCGTCGTGGTCGAACGGTTTGGCGATGTATTCAACGGCGCCCATTTTCATGGAATCCACGGCCGAGCGAAGGCTGGCGTAGCTGGTCATGATCAGCACCGGGGTGTTCGGCGCCCGGTTGATCAGCTCGGTGCCGGCAGCACCGGGCAGGCGAAGATCGGAGATGATCAGGTCAAACTGGTCCGGTTCGTGGTTCTGCTCGGCTTCTTCGACAGATGAGGCATCGGCGACTTCATAGCCGGCATGCTGCAGCAGCTTGCGTACTGCTGAGCGAATAATGTCTTCGTCTTCCACGATCAGAATTCGAGGCATAACAGTCTCAAGACCTTTGGTTCTGGCTGATGGTAGTGTTGCCGGTTTCGGTTTCGGTTTCGGATTCGTAGGCTGGCAATCTCAGCCGTACGCAGGTGCCCCTGCCTGTTTCTGCATTGGCGGGGCTCTCAACCTGAATGTTGCCGTAGTGTTCTTCAATAATGCTGTACACCAGCGATAAGCCAAGGCCGGTACCTTTATTCGGTGCCTTGGTGGTGTAAAACGGCTCAAAGATATGATCAAGCTGGTCTCCGGGGATGCCCGGGCCCTCATCGGCGACCTCGATAATAGCGGAGTAGCCGTCACCCTTTCCACTGATCAGGACGGTGCCACCTTCAGGGGATGCGTCCCGGGCGTTGGCCAACAGGTTGACGAACACCTGAACCAGGCGTTGTTCATCCCCGAGGATCTGCAGCGACGGTGGGCAGTCATTGATGTAATGGATGCCCAGCCCCTTGTCGCTGAGTGACAGCAGATTGATCGATTCCTCGACACACCGATGTATCGTTACGGGCTCGTACCGGTTCGCCTGGGCGTGATTGCCGGTCCGGGCGAAGTTCATCAGCGATTGCAGGATGGCAGAAATGCGCCGGGTCTGTTGCTGGATCTGTTCAGCCGTGTCCAGAATATCCGGGTTGTCTGTTTCCAGCTTCAGGTTCTGGGCCAGCGAGGAAATGCCGGTAACCGGATTCCCGATCTCATGGGCAACGCCTGCTGCGAGCCTGCCCACCGAGGCCAGCCGCTCACTGTGCATGAGCTCGTCCTCCAGCAGGCGGGTCTCAGTCTGGTCTTCCACCAGGATGATACTGCCACCTTCGGTGTGATCCGGCCCGCTCAGGGCGGCCTTGTGCAGGTTCAGCCAGTGTGGTTTGCCACGGAGGTCCAGTCGGTGTTTGTAACGGTGCAGATCTTCACCCCGATTGAACCCCTCCAGCAACAGGTGCCAATGTTCGGGCAGTGCCATCAGCCGGGCACCGACCACGTCGTCGGCTGTGATGCCGGTGAGTTCCTCCATGGTGTGGTTCCACATCAGGATCTCGCCATCTTCGCCCACCGAGCAGGCGGGAATGGGCAGGTTCTGCAAGGTTTGCCGGTAATGCCGGCGCAGGTTGTCGAGTTCTCCGGCCAGCCCGGTCAGCCGGTTCTGGTAATCGCCGAGGGCGCGTTCGACATACCGGATGTCCTGGGCGGTACCGCCCTGGGCCATGGGTTTGAAGCCCAGATGACGCTTGACCATGTCCCGGGCAACGGCGGGCCCGAGCAGGCCGGACAGGTTGATCTCAACCTGATCCCGGAGCCTTCGGAGCTGGTAGGGCCGGTACTCTATGTTCGGCAGCTTCAGCTGGGCGAGCGCCCGCTCCACTTCCCGTCGGGCCACCCCATAGCCCAGGGGCTCCGCCAGTTGCCGGACGAAATCGCTGGAAGAGGTGGCCAGCAGTTCCCGTCGTTGGGGGCGGGAGAGGGCGCCCAGCGAGCATGCCTGGGCGGCACTGGCCTCCTCGCTGGTGCTGGTGCTGAGTACCGAGATGAGGGCAAAGACGGTGATATTGGCCGTCAGACTCACGAAGGTGAAGATGTGCCAGTTGCTGTAATCCGGAATCAGCGGGGCGTCGAACCAGGCCAGTAAATTGGCGGTATGAGAGAAGGGCAGGACCAGGGTGACGACCCAGATTGCCAGCCCGACAAGCAGACCGGCGATGAGTCCTCGCCGGTTGCCCTCTGGCCAGTAAATCACGCCAAGGGCGCCGGGCAGCAATTGGAGGGTGCCGGACAGCGAAATGGCACCGAGAATGGACAGGTCAAGATTTTTGCCGATGGTCTCGTGGAACAGCAACGCCAGGAGAATAATCACCGCGATGAGCAGCCGTTTGATCCACTGCAGCCAGCGATAGATGTCGCCCTGGTCTTTCGGGGTTTTCAGTGGCAGCACCACGTGGTTCAGGGCCATGCCCGCCAGTGCCAGTGTGCTGACGATCATCAGGCCGCTGGCCGCTGACAGGCCGGCAATGTACATCAGCAGTGTGAGCGTGGGGCTGTCCAGGGCCTGAGGGGCACCAATGGCGAAGAACCCTGGCCCTGTTGTC is a window encoding:
- a CDS encoding sigma-54-dependent transcriptional regulator, coding for MPRILIVEDEDIIRSAVRKLLQHAGYEVADASSVEEAEQNHEPDQFDLIISDLRLPGAAGTELINRAPNTPVLIMTSYASLRSAVDSMKMGAVEYIAKPFDHDEMLAAVENILARKPSGQNTGGEPAATAEIPESSDPANIMFGDCDPMQRVFTLIRKVAPTETTVLIQGQSGTGKELAARALHLMSPRATKPLISVNCAAIPESLIESELFGHEKGAFTGAVSARTGLIEAADGGSLFLDEIGELPAEAQARLLRVLQESEIRKVGSTQSRKVNVRMIAATHRNLKAMTRTGEFREDLYYRLNVMQIRIPPLRERQSDILGLARRFLKRQGEKMGKPNLNLSPEAMRALERHRWPGNVRELENAIERATILCDGDVITPALLDLDSEGGDEYIPETLVEGNNEQTRTREADSANDLSLEDYFQHFVLENQDRMSETELAQKLGISRKSLWERRQRLGIPRKKPSGN
- a CDS encoding sensor histidine kinase; the protein is MSFSASGLLLASLLYLVLLFGIAWVTERGMLPRQWVRHPLVYILSLGVYAGIWAVYGAVGMAAESGYGFLAYYLGISGAFLLAPVLLNPVMRIGRAYQLTSLADLFAYRYRSQWAGTLATLCSGGAILALLSMQIQAVVTSASILAPDTSPKLISVMFSLIVVLFAMLFGARRDQNSENHQGLVLAIAFDSLIKLVALLVLGGVILFGVFDGMDGLEHWLDNRSSAAATMTLSIDDGSWRALMLMSFAGALVLPHMYHMTFSENPSPKALAKASWGLPLYLLLLGLPVPLILWGGQELAVTTGPGFFAIGAPQALDSPTLTLLMYIAGLSAASGLMIVSTLALAGMALNHVVLPLKTPKDQGDIYRWLQWIKRLLIAVIILLALLFHETIGKNLDLSILGAISLSGTLQLLPGALGVIYWPEGNRRGLIAGLLVGLAIWVVTLVLPFSHTANLLAWFDAPLIPDYSNWHIFTFVSLTANITVFALISVLSTSTSEEASAAQACSLGALSRPQRRELLATSSSDFVRQLAEPLGYGVARREVERALAQLKLPNIEYRPYQLRRLRDQVEINLSGLLGPAVARDMVKRHLGFKPMAQGGTAQDIRYVERALGDYQNRLTGLAGELDNLRRHYRQTLQNLPIPACSVGEDGEILMWNHTMEELTGITADDVVGARLMALPEHWHLLLEGFNRGEDLHRYKHRLDLRGKPHWLNLHKAALSGPDHTEGGSIILVEDQTETRLLEDELMHSERLASVGRLAAGVAHEIGNPVTGISSLAQNLKLETDNPDILDTAEQIQQQTRRISAILQSLMNFARTGNHAQANRYEPVTIHRCVEESINLLSLSDKGLGIHYINDCPPSLQILGDEQRLVQVFVNLLANARDASPEGGTVLISGKGDGYSAIIEVADEGPGIPGDQLDHIFEPFYTTKAPNKGTGLGLSLVYSIIEEHYGNIQVESPANAETGRGTCVRLRLPAYESETETETGNTTISQNQRS